The Pichia kudriavzevii chromosome 3, complete sequence nucleotide sequence GTCATCAGACGATGATAAAACTATACCTCTTCCTTCAATGTTTGCCTTGAAATACCTCCAAAAGGGGACTCCTTTATCCACCGGTTCCATGCTCACCCCCTGGCGTTTGTAGCTATCCACACTGAGCTCGTCTATTTTTGCATCTCCTTTCTCTGGCTTCCCATAGCTCTGCACACCGCTCCAGTGCTGAAACACAGGAAGCTTCCTGCTCAAATATGGGTACATCTTTTCGTCCCATTCCGGCACAATGGCAAAATCGTTAGACATGTAGCAATGGTTGTAGAGATTCAAATGGACCAAGTCTTCAGATTTGGTCTTCTCTGAATGTGGGTAGGACTTGCCTAGTTTTGGCGTCAACTTCCAATCTGGCTGCTCCTTGAACAAATGGGTGAAATAAGCACGGCATTTCTCCTCTAGTGGTAAGTTTGGGTCAATTAGTTGGTGGTATGGCCGGTATTTCAATGAGGTGGTGCTCCATGACGACTGAGACTGTGTATTGActtctgaatttttcagattGAGGTAAAccaataaacaaacaaatgtGATGAACAGCAGCAATTTTGCATTCCGCTGTAGATAGTATCTAAGTCTAGGCATATTCAACTGGACCGCTGTGTCACTTGTGGTGATCCAACCAGATAGATAAAAGTAAATGCATATAATTACACAAAAGTAACTAACTTTATCCGAGAGTATTTGTCTGGCAAGAGAAAGAGTGCACGTGAGAATGAGCATATTACATATAAAGTGCGATATTACAAAATAGTACATTTAGAGGAGGAAgctttcctttttaaatttgaagttgatgttttctttgatctGAAGGAGACCATACTGTTACGATTACCCCTATCCTTTGATTTCCCCTTTGTATAGAtgccatttccattttgaCCTTCAGAATTTATTGCGGCATTAGCATTAGTAAAACTATTTCTATTATTCGAAGcagattttgattttgtagTATATCTTGCCTTGTTGTAGACGGTATTGAAGACTGcatcaaacaattcattGACATTGATCATCTCCTTTGCTGAGCAAGACATATGAGCTACGGCGCCTATATTCAAGGCAATCTTATAAGATAATTTTGTATCTATTCTAGTTGGtatatcatttttcaaagcCACAAGAAGAATAGCGGCATTAGGCGCATAACTCATGACTTCTGGAGCCCAAACTTCGTGTAAATTGGGTAAAGACTCTGGAGCGTCTAATGAATATGCCAAGATAATAACGTCAGCATCTTGGTAACTTAAACGACGCAATCTCTCATATTCTTCTTGACCTGCTGTATCCCACAAATCTGCACAGA carries:
- a CDS encoding uncharacterized protein (PKUD0C08560; similar to Saccharomyces cerevisiae YKR055W (RHO4); ancestral locus Anc_1.215); this translates as MSLSPYFIDALAAGPAYDVLDNDANVLPSRQFKIVIVGDSGCGKTSLFSSYVRGSFPSEYEPTIFENHRTFLRNTETNEIICADLWDTAGQEEYERLRRLSYQDADVIILAYSLDAPESLPNLHEVWAPEVMSYAPNAAILLVALKNDIPTRIDTKLSYKIALNIGAVAHMSCSAKEMINVNELFDAVFNTVYNKARYTTKSKSASNNRNSFTNANAAINSEGQNGNGIYTKGKSKDRGNRNSMVSFRSKKTSTSNLKRKASSSKCTIL